In Puntigrus tetrazona isolate hp1 chromosome 15, ASM1883169v1, whole genome shotgun sequence, the DNA window atgactttattcaacaattgtACACCCCGCTGTGTCAATCGTAAAGCAATGATATGTCTTCCATGTTTCTATACGTTCTGGTTTCaccaaaaacagcatttgtgtgGCACATCTGACTAAGAAATAAGAGCAGTTTGCGTCCAGTTGATATTTCCCAAAATGGCGCCCAGTGACTTTACGATGCCGAATTGAATAAAgtcgtttttattttaaaataaaaattaaagtcGTTAAGTATTGTCGTCGGTTTTCTCactgtttcatgttttttaaaatgaaacatactTTCCACTTCATCTGAAATGTGTAAAATTGTGTTCCaaggacaaacaaagctttcacgggtttgtaatgacatgggggtaagtgattaatgattTTGGCAGCATTTTATGTTAGAGTCCTGTTCCTCACATACATTGGTACAATAagtacaaaaaattatttattgtaattgtaattctGAATGTTCTCCTTCACAGTATGCCACTGGTTAcaagattaaaaatattaccgACTTGACCATCTCCTACACTGTGGAAAAGGTATCAAGTCCCAGATATCATACCTTCAGACAAGTCCAGATTTCTATAAATGCATGTACAATTTGGGACTTTATTATTGTAGTGtagttgtaatttaataaatgtatgaagaAACATTAGtggtttaataatatttctagttttttgTGAATTCAGTCATTTATATCTTTGCGTTTAGAATGGACATCCTGGGTCTCATCGTTTTTGCTATGGCGTTTGGTGTGGCCTTGAGGAAACTTGGAGAGGAAGGAGAGATCCTAATCAAGTTCTTCAACTCTTTCAACGAGGCCACCATGGTGTTGGTTTCCTGGATCATGTGGTAAAGAGAACACCATGTGCTCTTCACCATGTGCTTGTGGTGTCCTATCTGCTAAGATTATAGAAATGGAGGATGTCACCTTGCTGTTCGCCAGCCTGGGGAAGTACATCGCCTGCTGCGTCATTGGCCATGCCATCCACGGTATCATTGTCCTCCCTGCACACTTTCTTGCTGGGACTGGTCACCTCTTTGGCCACTGCCTTTGGAACGTCCTCTAGGTAAATGATTGCAGCTATTTactcaagtcaagtggctttttattgtaatttcacCTACGCATAACtatgcagtacatagtgaaatgagacaacgtttctcctgGGCCTGGTGCTATTTAAAGTggacacacaataaaaaaactcacACGCTGAGCTAAAATGTGTCTTAAGAACTGCTCATTGAATGCAAACAGGAAATAAGTAGAGTTTTCTCCTCAGTGTGCAAACATTGCCTTAtgacaaaatcagtgcaagaacacaaaatacaaacaacaataaatatgaagtgcaaacAATGCCTATGGAACAGAAAGTCCATTCAGGTATGATTATCAGCTGAGTCTGATGGCTCgctgggaagaaactgttcaccATCCCGTGGGTTGTGAGGGCCCAAATCATCCActacctctttccagatggcaggagggtaAATAATTTATCTGTTTGTAGCGTGGGTCATGTGCTAGCTGGGTGTGGGGATTTaggatgcagcgtgtggtgtaaaTCTGAGTCCATAGGCAGAGAGACGATCTGTCTCtcatcttttcagctgtcctcactatctgCTTTTGGATGGTTCTGGGCGATCCAATTGGTGCAGTttttcccaaaccaggcagtgatgcagctgcaaAAATGGAAGACTCTTAAATCAATggttatttataaaacatattcagGATGGGTAACACTACAAAAAGATGAAGCTAATGACTCCTCAGCCTCCTTAAGGAAGTATAAAaaggcgctgctgggctttcttggtgatggagctggtgttgagtgaccaggtaaAGTTATCTGTCTCCAGATGTATACcaggaatttggtgctcttgagCAGGTCTTCCAGCCCTGGATCCGTTCCAGAAAGACAGcggagaatggtcactcttGGATGAAGAAGTCAGGCAATCATCTCCTTGTTAAACAGGGAATGAATTGGAAGAGGAGCTGCTCAAAAGAGGTATTGAAGATATCAAACTTTCCTTGAACATCACTACATCAATCTCTGCATCCTTGCACACTCCTTTAGAcactctgcctggaatgttgaCAGGACAAAGACACATCCTTTTGTGGGTTAACTctttataaagtgttttcttaACGTCAGCCATGGTAGAAGGAAAGAGTGCTGGGTCATTAGTATGATGGATCAGACTtcctgaattttttttctctctgttatTCTGTGCCTTAAAACGTTTATAGAAGTCAAAAGAAAATCTGGTAGAAACTCACCATCATAGACAAATGAAGTTTTCTATTAGTTGGTGATCGcttgaatgccctgccatatgCGCCGTGATTATTACATTCTGAGAAACACTTtgtcaggattctttaataagCAAAGCATCTGCATTTTTGCTTCACTGATACACAGGACAGTTTTTTTATCGCTGTTTTGCTGAAATACCCACCATGCTGATTTGCTTTAAATCAAGTCTTGCTCCTCGGATGGAGAGCATGCTAGTGTTAGCATTCATCCACAACTTCTGGTTGGAGGACGTGTGGTGATGGTCTAGGATACCCTCACATCAGTCAATGCACTTCTCTGATGATGTGTACTCTTTCAATTCAATGGAATCACCATTACGTTCTGGCGCGCTGGTTCTTTGGgaatgtttttgtaaacaaGATCAGACAGGAATGTAAGCACAATGGTATATGGGTCACATCCACATGTACACCTTGTCTTAACGCCCACAAGGCTTTTGGGTACAATTAGATAAAGCCTTAAGGTGAGGGATTTTCCAAAATTTTCAATTAAGTTAGGTCAGGAGGTTTTAAACGGATCcatctttgatttttattagaAGAAAGTAATAGTTTAGAGCATGAATGTCTTCAATCAAATTAGTTTTTGCCAGAATAAGTTGAACATATGTTGGGTgtttaaaagtttctgtttctgttccagttagtttttaatttttgtaaaactaAAGAAATGAAGTATcaattttgtttgcttttaagagtatttctatctttttttaatgtatgttattACAGAAGAGCACAAATATAATATACCTGCATTTTCTAAAGGTAGTTAACTTTACGAGGACAAATCAGGCAGATTATTCTGTTAACACCATTAACTGGTGAATGTTTAACTGTAACTAGTAGTAAAACTGTAGTagttaaaacacaaaactgaaaatatatatatatatatacatgtatagcCTAAACAGACCAGTAGAAGTAAGGTATCGAGCAACAGGGTGAAAGATAATTTCTGTTGTATTATATGTTGACCAAATGTTTGTCACAGCGATGAGAAGAAAGTCAACATAACAGCCCATTATTGTAGAAGTCCGTTTTCATAGCAGGTGATCAGTGAGAGGTCACATTTGACCAAAGAAACCCATCTCgtgtttttacaataatttaacaagATCTATTCTTTGGTGCTTCTAATCTGCATAATTAAGTCTCTCATTTCTGTTCCGTTCTGTCATCAAGTTGTATTTCAAATCTCACAGATGTTCTGCGTGACTGACATCACTCCTTTTAAAAGCCAGTACTGTAAAGGCTTCTCATTCCAGGCGGCTGTAGCGTAGCTGCCCTGCTGATGTggatatgtgtctgtgtgtgagtttattgggtggttgtcaTAAATGGCTGCTTGATGATGCCATCAGTGGAGCCAAAGAGTACTGTTCAGAGAACCAGTGAATGTACTCCACACGGACTGCAgaataaagtcttttttaagtaaatcggcagtgatgttttttcttttcgaGGTGTATGAGGTGCACGCTGGGTCCCAGATGATTTTCTAATTTATGGATAGCTGAAACAATTTCGTTCatagttatgttttattatacagCTCAATGGTGTACTGGGTTACtacaccccaaaatgaaaagctTTGCTCATCTTCGGAACAAGATATTTTGTATGAAAACAGGGAGGCTTGTGACCGTCCCATTGACCGCCAAGTAATGAACATGTccggtccagaaaagtatgaaagacagaatagttcatctgccttcagtggttcaaccataatgttatgaaatgactttattcaacaattgtACACCCCGCTGTGTCAATCGTAAAGCAATGATATGTCTTCCATGTTTCTATACGTTCTGGTTTCaccaaaaacagcatttgtgtgGCACATCTGACTAAGAAATAAGAGCAGTTTGCGTCCAGTTGATATTTCCCAAAATGGCGCCCAGTGACTTTACGATGccgaattgttgaataaagtttttttttctttgcgtaCAAGTATCCTCGTCGGTTTTCTCACTGTGTTTCATGCTTTCTAAAATGAAACGCATACTTTCCACTTCATCTAAAATGTGTGAAATTGTGTTCCaaggacaaacaaagctttcacGGGTTTGTAATGACATGGTGGTAAGCGATTAATGATTTTGGCGGCATTTTATGTTACAGTCCTGTCCCTCACGTACATTAGTACAATACGtacaaaaaattacttaatgtagtaattacaataactcaCGTCTCGCTATCGTGCATATTTAACTCAAATTCAATGCGTTCATTTATTTGGTAAGAGGCCGTTTAATAAGCAAGATCACGCACAGTCAGTggttattattgcaaaatacaTCTCCTTTAGGGCGATGCAAGACTTAGTTTCACAAGGTACCAGATGAACTTTTACCTCTGTTTAAGTCACAATTAGTTCTAAAATGAAGACTTAAAATGCACCATTTTAGGGAAGTTTTGCGCAGTAATTATACATAGCAGTAACGAAGTGCAACATGTTTAAAGACTTTATGTCCTATTGCGCCATCTTGTGGGTTATTTAACACTTCACTGTGATATTTGCACTAAAAACCGAAGCAAACAAGCAATTCTGTGTGGTGGTTTATTTCCCGACATCTGAAATACACTGACTTGTTAAgacagtttgttttttgttacgctgtttgttaaatatttggGGGTCGTGGTGCATACATCATTACATAGCATATTTGATAACCACCgagacaaaaaaaggaaaaaaagttaagttaCATAGAAACAAAATTGAGGTCAAACAGTCGGTCAGTcagtcaaaaaagaaaagaaaatcaaatacaGTTATTATCATGCAACAAAGTGggtgaaaatattaataaagtgaaTATGTGCTTAAAACAGTACCTTCTTTTCGCTGGCTTTTTATGTAACCTTTTCcatttgcacagaaaaaaaaacatttcaggaaaGAAATTGTTAAAAGGTCATTACGGCCTCTTTCAACATGAGCATACACCAGTGTCACCATATGTCAATAAAAACATCCTACACTCTACAAAGTTCATGGTGCTGTAGTAATGACCATTAAGTTGAAAAGCAATGAAATCCTTTCAAGGATTTAATGAGCTGCCTGGGTTGTTCATTAAATACTTCACTTGTGGACCTACAAACATGAATCAGACTTCCATATGCCAGCGCTTACTGCAAATTCACAAaggcaatatatatttttttaaaactggtGTTTCTCTGTCAATCAGTTTAAAAATCGAACGtttgtttagtgtttaattGGATTGCACTTTATTATAAGGTATCcgtgttacagtgtaattatacatttaagtactaagTGATTAATATTAAGTACCAGTTACTATATGGTTTAGGTTTGGGATTACGGTTAGCCTTaaagttacttgcatgtaattatgaataatgcattattatattgttatagtaagcacatttaatatgtaacaaggacaccttacaATAAATTGTTACCTTTAATAGCTACAGAGTCCGATATATTAATGTTCGTGAAAATTACAGCAAAGATTTGACCTTAGTTCCTCGGGAAGCTGcagtgtgaaatattacatcCTTAGGTTTCAGAACTTTTATTACCATtgttacatacagtatatttagacTACCTTTGGGACTCACGTCTGCCCAAACCACAACgcacatacaataaataaaaccagcAAGACGTGTGAACATTCAAGGGATCAGACGCGGTTCGAAAGCTTCGGTCTGACAGTAACACTCTACaaagtttaaaatgtcacaGATGCAGTGTTGCGTAATTGTGGCACATCGAGTTACTGCTTGCTACGAGCCTAACGTGCGACTCCTGTCCAGTCTTTTCTTGGCAGGGTTCGGATACTGGGGGTTCTCAATGACCCCTTCCCCAAACTTGAGTTCCAAGAAGGCACGGTGGTTGTTCGGACCGTAAGCGGTGATGCTGGCGAACTGCATTGGCACCAAGGGTTGCAGGAAATGTTCTGGGAACTCCACGTCCTGTTTGTGCTCAGTCCAAGTGTCCCTGGTCATAACTCCATTGCGAGGGTAAAAGGGCCACAAATCCACATGCAAATGGTTGACTTCGCTATACTGCACGCGATAGAAGTCACCCTCGACCGCTCGCTCCCACACGTAGCCGTTAGCGTCCACCAGTGAGCCGGAGTCCAAGTTCTTTAGGTAGTCGCAATTCGGAATGTCCTCCAAGTAGATGCCTAAATCCACGTCGTAGTCCCAAGGGATTATATCCTGGTGTCTGGCTGCTCCCAACAAGGAACCCCCTTCCAGCCAGTAACGTACACCGGAGCTTTCCAAGATATTGATAACATACTTGGTGGTCTCTCGTAGGGCCCGCAAACAGCAAGGAGGAGTCCAGCGCTCTAGGTAGAGGTATTCCGGTGTATCGTCCCGCACCGTGCCGAAACACCGCGCGGTCTCTTTACTGCAGCCAAACCACTGATCCCGACCGTCTGGAAGCACCACGCGCTTCAGCCCGAAGCTACGCATGAGATGATTGGTGGCATCTTTAAGGCGACTGTCTGCCTTCCACTGGCTGTGCGCCGAGCTAAACAGCGGGCGATGACTTGCAGAAAACGAAGGTCCCTCCAGGAGCTTGACCTTCCAGCCGCGCAGGGAAGTTTGGACAAACAAGGAAGACATGAGGGGGCGCCCTAAGGGCACCGAGAGATTGAAGAGGTCCTCGGAGCGCATAAGGACCACGGCGTCTCCCTGCAGAGCCGTGCAGACGCTGCCGCTGCTCCCTGAGGCCGCAGGGGTGTAGGTCGCGGTCCATTCCCGCAGATTCACCCGAAGGTGCAGGCACTGGACCGCAGAGCGGGTCAGCACAGGAGCGGCAACGAGTCTGACCGGCCCGCCACCTTCCCCTTCCAGCTCCCGAATGAGACGCTCAATTTGTCGGCCGTGGTCCAGCTCGACGCCATCTGGAACTAACAAAGCAAACTCCGTCTGAACATTGAACTCGGGGCGGTGAGTTTGTGGAGGCTGGTCCGGGCTTGGAGACAAAACGAGTAGCCGGGCTCCTTCTGGGAGCACCAGAGGAGGGTACGGCAGACTTTCGGCTACAGCGAGGAAGGGCAACTCTGGTCTTTGCCGCAAAAAGGAGCGTGCGACATCGCCAACGTAGTTTTCAAAGTCTTCAAACTCACGAACGAGGATCGTGACGCGTGGTCCACGCATGTTGCCCTCGAGGCCTCCCATTTTGGCACCTCCAACAATACCTCCACCTACAAGATTACCCATAGCTCCCAGTCCTGCCACAGGCAGAGAGGCTTTCTTTAAGCCTTTATTTTGTTCCCGACGCTTCTCCATCATCTGCTGCTGGGCCCGTGAGACGTAGTATAGAATGAGCAAATTCAAAACGATGGCTCCTGTTAACAGAGCCTGGCAAAAACTGATACGCATTATGGCTCTTGTGGTTAAATGACGCATACAGTAAGTGAAATCTCAAATACAAAGAGCGCAGAACATCTTGACTCTCATAACCTGCCTGAATTCCTGAACATTATCATCCTGTCTGgccaaaaagaaagcaaagtgCAGGGTGTCTGAGAGCTGAATATTTGATGAAGCATCTTCTTTGACCAGATCAGTTTCGGCTGATGTCTTCCTGATGTGTCAGCTGATCCCGTCCAGGAAAAAAGACTGATGGACAGATTCCATATTTGACCCTTTAGCTGTGCCTTTAGTTAACCGCAGtccattaaaaatgctaaacgtgaagacaaaacaaagaacatttCAATAAACAAATTCACTCTGAGCTCTTCAAAGTACAAGGTAATTGTTTGGGAAATTCAGTTCAAGTTTGTATAGCAAAAACCCTATTAGTCATCACTACTAAATCTAGCCAACAAAGATGACctagaaatatataaagatgttCCAAGCTGCTGTCCCAATTAGAGATAAGCTCTAGATTTGAGCATTTGAGAAACTATCATTTGACCACTCGAGACAGTTCCTCCAAATATAGAACATGCATGCAAAATTTAACCCAAACTAGCCTACAACCATCGATTCATGTAGATCTATGCAGCGTCTGATCTTTAAAGCATGCACATACAATGACACGCGTCTTCCATTACACAAAACGGCAGAAATCACGATTGTGAGAACTAACATTTTAAGGTTGATTCAACATTTTCCTCATCAGCACATTGTTTGCACGATATTCTTGCTATTCTTCCCCATGCTTAATTCGGAAATGGGCAAAGGAAGCCCGAGAGAAGACCACAATGTAGCAGGAAGCTCATACAACTGGGTCGCCTCGATCAATCCCATAGAAATAAAACGAGCGGGTAGAATGACAAGCAACGTGATACTTGAGTTCTTAAATGGGCGTGGCTTAGCTGCAACAAGCTttgagttttctttttcattttaatgcgtTACTACTGCGTACTAATGCGTATCTTTTAACTTTCGTGTAATCCGTACgcaatattattaattgttttagtaAGTGTGGAAATTGTATGTAACGCtgattcaaataaacaaagtttAAATTCTTTTCTCTGTAATTTTGTACAGTTTAATATTCAGTTTAGCAAATGAATACAGAGCATATAAAATCGCAACAGAAAAATACGAAAGCCTCGCACGCGACTGCGAAGAGACGTGTCACGTGACGCCTTTAACTTTTCTCATCGCTGGTCAGGATGGACCAATCACAGCCATTCgtgatttatataatatatcatatttttaatagagATTGCTGAAGTGAGTTTACGTTTTGCAGGCCAGCAACAAATCTTCGTGTTCAAATTTAAAAGACTGTACGTTTTAGCagtcacatttaaaacaaacaaaaacaaaaaaaacgagagAGATTTAAATTGACCTCAATGGAGGTTCGTGCTCATGGAGCCGCCAACCGCCCCCTCGCGGAAGCCCGCCTTATGACCCATGGGGAGCAGTTATGAGCGGGCAGCGTTTGCAGCCATTCCGTAGTAGGAGCGGATCACTATTTGGcattttcctgtgtgtgtgagtactcGTCTGTATCGGGCAGGAAAACGGGAGAGGGCTTCGGTGGAGACTTCGAGCATCGGGGTGGCttattcttctgtttttccACCTCCTGGCTCCGGCGACAGCGCGAACGCTCTGATGGAGGCGGAAAGATCCGGCGGGGTGGCGGGAGGAACGAACCAGAGCCCCGCGGGAAGCGGAGCGGGGCGCAATCCTAACGGGCCGAAGGCTGCGCTCGGTCCCGCTCCCACCGCAGCCGCCGCCGCCGCGGCAACCGGGGCGATGGCTGGATCCTCCCAGCCGCGAGATCCGCAGGACGGGGACGCGGGCCTCTCGTTGCCCggcattttacatttcatcCAGTACGAGTGGAGCCGCTTTCAAGCCGAGAAATACCGCTGGGAGGCCGAACGAGACGAGCTGAGGGTAAAAACGGGCTTTCTTTAATCGCGTGTTTTGGTCTCTTCCAGACGGATTCCTTGAGGAAGAGCGCAGATAAGACGCAGGAAGAAGTCACGATCGCCTGCTGTTATTGTTGATTAGATGTAGTTTGGGGATTAAGCATTCGTTCGATGCTGTTTGCCGAAACCGTAGCAAATGtaactgtgaaaatgtttccTTTTGTTGAATATCCGTACCCAGCTTAGGACGGGAATCGATTCTGGAGCTGATTCGTCTGAACGATTCTAGTTCCGTAGCGGatcttttagtgtttctgtgaGGGGGCAAAAATAGAAAAGTCAAATATACAATTCATATTGTTAGCAGTCAAAAGCAGATACGTGGGTCGTAACTGTAACTTTCAAccataataaacacatttggtATTAAAGCAAAACTCATAATGCGTTATTTGTAGCTACACGTCGTCGTACGAACAGAAATTGAACTAGTATACACTCAAGCGGGGCGCAAATAAACCATTAAAGGTacaattcaccaaaaaaacgaaaatatGTAGTTTTACTTACCTTTAAATTgcttctgccgaacacaaaagacagtattttgaagaatacgagtaaccaaacagttgctggtccccattgacttccatagtgtgaagaaaagaaagaccTCAGCGGagaccagcaactgtttggtcacttagtcttttgtgttttttacaggtttaaaacaaaGTGACTTGTGAGTAAATCATGATAACTATTTTATCTTGTGGTGAACTCCTTTAACTCGGAGTTCGGTAAGCGAGTTAAACGAATTCAGGAACTGAAACCAATGTTGTCTTGTTTTGATTCTTTATAAGAGAACTGGCTGGTAACAGTCATCCCGTACATGAATGAATCGCACTGGTTAATGTGtttgatttactaaaaatgGCCCGAAAGAGTCATTTCTtgattcatttctatttaaacatgGTTAATGGAACAAACTGAGTTTTAGCGAATCTGTTCAATTCAGTTGACCGTCTTGACGGGCTGATAAATGTTTCAGCTGGGAGGTTTGAAGTCAGTAAAACATACAAGTCATTGGCCGTCAAGTTAGTTAGGTTCGCTAAAAGAATCGGTTTATACAGGTAACTTGTTGAGGAACTGGTCTACGTTGGTTGTGCGATTTGTAAGCTTGatcaaaaatagtaattaattcCGAAATCGGTCACAATATTTTCGTTTGATGGTTTGAAGTCATTTAAGCAAATGAATTTGATTCTCGATTGAATATTTTTCACTTTagctttctgttgttgtctcTCATCTTTCTCGACCGTGGCGTAAAGTGCAAGATTATAAAATCAAGGCATTTCAGAAGCAGTGATCTAAATAAgctctaaatatttttaatatttacgtTCAAATGAATCTTCTCACAATTGACTTTGTGTCGTCATGTGAAGCTTCCACCCAAGGCTTGACTTAATGGAGTCCCTCTGGGGTATTAAAgcaagtttagtttagtttttcgTCCTAAGAGAGCCGATCTGAGCACCGAGCACAATTTCATCATTCAGCACCGTCGCTTGCATCGTATTACGGCACCCGGAAGGTGCATAGCTCAGGTGATTTTACCGGGAAACGTGAAATCTATGAGTAAAGCTTGCACTCGCGTCAGGAACGTATTAAGAGTGCGAAGAAAAGCGAGGGATTAGGGGTTTGCCCTCAATAAAATTTGCTTAAACCGTCTTTTCTGAGTCCGGACTCCACTGGCCCAGTTTGCAGTAGATCTTGGCCCAGAGAAAAGCTTTGCAATTAAGTGACCCCATTCAAACATTGCCTGTAGTAGATTACGTAAGGAGTTGCCAGTGTGCTCTATAAAAGGATAGGCCCTGTGGCTCTCATGGATGTGTGTTCTTCTGCCAGGCCTCTTCTGGACATGCCCGTTGGAAATGTGCGCAGGCTTCAGGGACCGGCCGCTATGTTTTCCGTGTCACTCGCACACACATTGTTTTTGACGTGGCCTATTAAAGGGCGGTTAGGGATTGCGAGAGCAGCACGACGACGGGTTTCTCCTGCCGTGGGGCGCCACGTTCCCCGATGTTTTTTTTACGCGGGACACCTGTGCCATTGTGTGTGTCCTTTGCGGCGGGCAGGACGTTATCGTTCAGGTATGATGACCTTTGGTGCGGTTCGCTAAAACCATCACCTAAATAAACCTAAATGCAATGGATGCAAGATgtgtttttaactgtaaataaaaattaaacctatattaaataatgataacgGCGGTGAAAAAAACGCTTAGAGAGACTTAGTTAAAATAACGGTGTGCTCAAATTACATTTGGCTGGAAATGCATTTACTCCAAGATGTAGGGGAGGtgattttatgtgttttgtatCGGAACAGGTTGCAAGAAGCTAGCTCACCAACGGgccttctgcagtgaatgggtgccgtcagaatgagagtccaaaggGCTGATAAATACATCACAACAATGCACAAGTAATCCGCACCACTCCAGAGCATCTGCTAAGCGAACTCCTGCATGTTTGCCAGAAACGCATCCAGCATTTTCAGCTTAATATAATTGTTTCCAGATCAATATACGTGATTTTGCAGGCTTTTCTGAATCGAGAGAGAAATACAGACAGGTGAAGCACAGCCTCCGCctacaaaaactgtttaaaacgTTCCTAAATAAgtatgttggtggattttgatgttgGAGGACAACCGTGGATGCATGGTTTTTTTTCAACCGGATTAAtcgtttttaattgtaattttggccagaagcaatgtttttttttaaatgccattaaTGTCTTCCTTACAAACtggcagcttttcacttcatgaCATTTGTAATCCGATGGACTATTATTGtcagctgacggcacccatttacctTTAAGGAATTtacattttgacggcacccatttaatTGCAGGAATTAGTTTTTCATTGCATGTAGTCTAATACTGATCTTTGCCGTCGTTTGTGATCATCAAACCACAGGCGGCTTCACCTCCGTTAACTCCCTTAATGTCAATATAACGTGGTATTGTCAATACTACCTTTTTTTTCGTATTTAAGTTTCACCGAATCATGAAAGTCAAAAGGTTGTTCTATGCAAGGAGCTGAAGtggtataaaaacaataaaaaacattacatatattttttaaataggaGTTCAGCGGGTTCATATGCTCTTAAAAAGACTCGTCC includes these proteins:
- the LOC122358522 gene encoding fukutin-related protein codes for the protein MRHLTTRAIMRISFCQALLTGAIVLNLLILYYVSRAQQQMMEKRREQNKGLKKASLPVAGLGAMGNLVGGGIVGGAKMGGLEGNMRGPRVTILVREFEDFENYVGDVARSFLRQRPELPFLAVAESLPYPPLVLPEGARLLVLSPSPDQPPQTHRPEFNVQTEFALLVPDGVELDHGRQIERLIRELEGEGGGPVRLVAAPVLTRSAVQCLHLRVNLREWTATYTPAASGSSGSVCTALQGDAVVLMRSEDLFNLSVPLGRPLMSSLFVQTSLRGWKVKLLEGPSFSASHRPLFSSAHSQWKADSRLKDATNHLMRSFGLKRVVLPDGRDQWFGCSKETARCFGTVRDDTPEYLYLERWTPPCCLRALRETTKYVINILESSGVRYWLEGGSLLGAARHQDIIPWDYDVDLGIYLEDIPNCDYLKNLDSGSLVDANGYVWERAVEGDFYRVQYSEVNHLHVDLWPFYPRNGVMTRDTWTEHKQDVEFPEHFLQPLVPMQFASITAYGPNNHRAFLELKFGEGVIENPQYPNPAKKRLDRSRTLGS